A stretch of Lathyrus oleraceus cultivar Zhongwan6 chromosome 6, CAAS_Psat_ZW6_1.0, whole genome shotgun sequence DNA encodes these proteins:
- the LOC127094922 gene encoding uncharacterized protein LOC127094922 has protein sequence MTKKSEKYYLLPDEDEPYRTCKSKNFIAKVMFLVAQTRPRFDSEENETFSGKIGVFPFVTHEPAIRSSINRVAGTMVTKAITTVNRDVVRSFLIDKVLPAIREKWPRDEFESTIFIQQDNARTHINHDDPLFREAATKDGFDIRLMCQPANSPDLNILDLGFFSAIQSLQYKEAPKTIDELISAVVKSFENFPSIKSNRIFVSLQLCMIEIMKEKGSNKYKIPHVNKERLERVRQLPIQIKCDPILVQEVKNYLNME, from the coding sequence ATGACTAAAAAATCCGAGAAGTATTATTTGCTCCCAGATGAAGATGAGCCATATCGGACATGTAAGAGCAAAAATTTCATTGCCAAAGTTATGTTCTTAGTTGCTCAAACTCGACCACGATTTGACTCAGAAGAAAATGAAACTTTTTCGGGTAAAATTGGTGTTTTTCCGTTTGTTACCCATGAACCGGCTATAAGGTCAAGTATTAACAGAGTTGCGGGAACAATGGTAACAAAAGCAATAACTACGGTAAATAGAGATGTGGTAAGATCATTCCTTATTGACAAAGTTCTACCCGCTATAAGAGAAAAATGGCCAAGAGATGAATTTGAGTCAACAATATTTATCCAGCAGGATAACGCAAGGACGCATATAAACCATGATGATCCTTTATTCCGTGAAGCTGCCACCAAGGATGGGTTTGATATTCGTTTAATGTGTCAGCCTGCAAACTCTCCAGATTTGAATATCTTAGACCTTGGTTTTTTCTCGGCTATACAATCATTGCAATACAAGGAAGCACCGAAAACTATTGATGAACTTATCAGTGCAGTGGTGAAGTCATTTGAAAATTTTCCTTCAATTAAGTCCAATCGTATATTTGTATCATTGCAACTATGCATGATAGAGATCATGAAAGAGAAAGGTTCCAATAAATATAAAATTCCTCATGTAAATAAGGAAAGGCTTGAAAGAGTAAGACAACTACCAATTCAAATTAAGTGTGATCCAATATTAGTACAAGAAGTCAAAAATTACTTAAACATGGAGTAA